One Panicum virgatum strain AP13 chromosome 9K, P.virgatum_v5, whole genome shotgun sequence genomic region harbors:
- the LOC120651387 gene encoding WAS/WASL-interacting protein family member 1-like codes for MDNVLIDRSASGFDFRRRTDAIDDGCRRGIAMSALPPRTSSSIYTSFPYVSQLPPFQYTPYLHSSLSLPPLPPRRPALGPLPPAMATTMAKHAAPPHRTAAASTGKPAVPRRTGLGGEYKRKKPRAPRPGEEPLRAQRRKPLERATPLPPAPAVDEALDDLEREVTRGFVEDLMHTLAPPPSSLPLPTFSLVRAAAVKSATASCAV; via the coding sequence ATGGACAATGTCCTCATCGATCGATCTGCCAGCGGATTCGATTTCAGGCGGCGGACGGACGCCATCGACGatggctgccgccgcggcatcgCCATGAGCGCGCTGCCGCCCCGCACAAGCAGCAGCATCTACACCTCCTTCCCATACGTTTCGCAGCTGCCCCCGTTTCAGTACACGCCGTACCTGCACTCTtcgctctccctccctccgctgcctcctcgccgcccggcTCTCGGCCCGCTCccgccggcgatggcgacgacCATGGCCaagcacgccgcgccgccgcatcgGACGGCGGCTGCCTCTACGGGAAAGCCCGCGGTGCCGAGGAGGACGGGGCTAGGAGGAGAGTACAAGAGGAAGAAGCCGCGGGCGCCGAGGCCGGGGGAGGAGCCGCTGAGGGCGCAGCGGAGGAAGCCGCTGGAGCGCgccacgccgctgccgccggcgccggcggtagACGAGGCGCTGGACGATCTGGAGCGCGAGGTGACCAGGGGGTTCGTCGAGGACCTGATGCAcaccctcgcgccgccgccaagcagCCTGCCCCTGCCCACCTTCTCACTCGTCCGGGCTGCCGCCGTCAAGTCTGCCACGGCATCCTGCGCCGTGTAG